A single genomic interval of Orcinus orca chromosome 19, mOrcOrc1.1, whole genome shotgun sequence harbors:
- the LOC117200288 gene encoding disintegrin and metalloproteinase domain-containing protein 29-like, which yields MRRKKLFWPGHLLLMTLDDQGALQMDYPFVPSDCHYLGHLEEIPFSMVTVDTCYGGLEGIMKLDDLAYEIKPLKDSERFEHVVSQIVADASATGPAYGPGHKEDRHPLFPEADVSVAPRSGASVFAAHKGIMKGFVQYSNSMYRVYNSVSKCVETLVHMCSIVDSFQQGLAVRFYLVAVALFNERDPTVMNDCRAPGGAYARYHAKNFRRVIESASSLMVIRDGPRPGQFEPETYPVCNTSRSLLFVGYLGRHYLILAIVSTQLIGRSFGLWYDGDNCYCMRRTTCLMAKYPGLTDAFSDCSIGHWWNIVAIWGSCIFNTTVSYFNESLIKTRCGNYIVEDWEQCDCGPFKQCYSNKCCEYDCMLAEGATCNEGLCCTDCIYSEPGTLGRPIQNTCDLPEYCFGTTSQCPEDFYMQDGTPCTEEGYCYHGNCTDRTMHCREIFGRHAANAHDVCYTINRKANRFGHYKK from the coding sequence ATGCGGCGCAAGAAATTATTTTGGCCCGGACACCTGCTGCTGATGACTCTGGATGACCAAGGAGCCTTGCAGATGGACTACCCCTTCGTCCCTTCAGATTGTCACTACCTCGGCCACCTGGAGGAGATTCCTTTTTCCATGGTCACCGTGGACACGTGCTATGGGGGTCTTGAAGGTATTATGAAGTTGGATGACCTTGCGTATGAAATCAAACCCCTCAAGGATTCGGAAAGGTTTGAACATGTGGTTTCTCAGATAGTGGCAGATGCCAGTGCAACAGGACCTGCATATGGACCGGGACACAAGGAGGATAGACACCCACTGTTCCCTGAAGCAGATGTCAGTGTAGCCCCCAGGAGTGGTGCTAGTGTGTTTGCAGCACATAAGGGAATTATGAAAGGATTTGTTCAATATTCTAATTCAATGTATCGTGTATACAACAGTGTGTCTAAGTGTGTGGAAACCCTGGTACATATGTGTAGTATAGTGGACTCCTTTCAACAAGGTCTTGCTGTCAGGTTCTATCTAGTCGCAGTGGCACTATTTAATGAAAGAGATCCAACTGTCATGAATGACTGTAGAGCACCAGGTGGTGCATATGCTCGTTATCACGCAAAGAATTTCAGACGAGTCATAGAAAGCGCTTCATCCTTGATGGTAATCCGTGATGGACCACGGCCAGGCCAGTTTGAGCCAGAGACCTATCCCGTGTGTAACACCAGTCGTAGCCTGCTCTTCGTTGGTTATCTAGGCAGACATTACTTAATATTAGCTATTGTGTCAACCCAACTCATTGGGAGAAGTTTTGGTCTGTGGTATGACGGTGATAACTGCTATTGCATGCGAAGGACCACCTGCCTTATGGCAAAATACCCAGGCTTGACAGATGCCTTCAGTGACTGCTCCATCGGGCACTGGTGGAACATAGTAGCGATATGGGGCAGTTGTATATTTAACACGACGGTGAGCTATTTTAATGAAAGCCTGATAAAGACGCGTTGTGGAAACTACATAGTAGAGGATTGGGAGCAGTGTGACTGTGGCCCCTTCAAGCAGTGTTATAGCAACAAATGCTGCGAGTATGACTGTATGTTGGCGGAAGGGGCTACTTGTAATGAAGGACTATGCTGTACAGACTGTATCTACTCTGAACCTGGGACACTTGGCAGACCAATCCAAAATACATGTGATCTTCCAGAGTACTGTTTTGGAACAACCAGTCAATGCCCGGAAGACTTTTATATGCAGGATGGAACGCCCTGTACCGAAGAAGGCTACTGCTATCATGGAAACTGCACTGACCGCACCATGCACTGCAGAGAAATCTTTGGAAGACACGCTGCTAACGCTCATGATGTCTGCTATACAATAAATCGAAAAGCCAATCGATTTGGACACTACAAGAAATGA